A portion of the Oryzias melastigma strain HK-1 linkage group LG1, ASM292280v2, whole genome shotgun sequence genome contains these proteins:
- the ufsp2 gene encoding ufm1-specific protease 2 — protein sequence MVVAEPTTLIIFRVKGSLELRCHLDSTETSHIQKVLSRTFENLRAQIKSESCVFTVCNTPVIIWPNKDVYEDITPDSPCEDVLQRIQSDEPESGGKRATKKKGKKDLSASVISLRLMMEVTKPGPLSAPVISKTVQKSHFLSATLPLDCAVRTHSKDTIKDVCDRLLEALTQQLCEMEKVMLQHMKGSTLLTAEPLHFLLPEPKGLVTVVFPAGVPDKELEAQRRELHQRFKLPNDRPYFRRANAYHFPNEHYKDGYLRNPHHALTHPTLENGKVFMVQGIYSYHHYMQDRMDDNGWGCAYRSLQTICSWFQQQGYVEQPVPSHKEIQQALVDVGDKQANFVGSRQWIGSIEVQAVLNHLLGITSKIMFVSQGSELASKGRELANHFLTEGTPIMIGGGVLAHTILGVAWSESTGQIRYLILDPHYTGSEDLQVITDKGWCGWKGADFWDQTAYYNLCLPQRPRVI from the exons ATG GTAGTTGCTGAGCCCACCACCTTGATAATATTTCGGGTCAAAGGGTCTTTGGAGTTAAGATGCCATCTGGACAGCACAGAGA cATCTCACATTCAAAAAGTTTTGTCAAGAACTTTTGAGAACCTTCGTGCTCAGATAAAATCAGAGTCATGTGTCTTTACAGTCTGCAACACTCCTGTCATTATTTGGccaaataaagatgtttatgaAGACATAACTCCAGACTCACCATGTGAGGATGTACTTCAGAGGATACA gTCAGATGAACCAGAAAGTGGTGGGAAGAGAGCAACTAAAAAGAAAGGCAAAAAAGATTTGTCTGCG AGTGTCATTAGCCTTCGTTTGATGATGGAGGTGACGAAGCCAGGCCCTCTCTCAGCACCAGTCATCAGCAAAACTGTTCAGAAAAGCCATTTCCTGTCTGCAACGCTTCCCCTCGACTGTGCCGTCCGTACCCACAGCAAGGACACAATCAAAga TGTTTGCGATCGACTGTTGGAAGCTTTAACTCAGCAGCTGTGTGAGATGGAGAAGGTGATGCTGCAGCACATGAAGGGGAGCACACTGCTCACTGCGGAGCCGCTCCACTTCCTCCTTCCAGAGCCTAAAGGACTGGTGACAGTAGTCTTTCCAGCAGGAGTGCCTGATAAGGAGCTGGAGGCACAACGAAGA GAGTTGCATCAACGGTTCAAGCTCCCTAATGACCGTCCGTACTTCAGAAGAGCAAACGCTTACCACTTTCCCAATGAACACTACAAAGACGGCTATCTCCGAAACCCGCACCACGCTCTCACACATCCAACCCTTGAAAACGGAAAA GTATTTATGGTCCAGGGGATCTACAGCTACCACCATTACATGCAGGATCGCATGGATGACAATGGCTGGGGGTGTGCTTATCGCTCCCTGCAGACCATTTGTTCCTGGTTCCAGCAGCAAGGTTATGTAGAGCAGCCTGTGCCCAGCCATAAGGAGATACAACAG gctttagtGGATGTTGGAGACAAGCAGGCGAATTTTGTGGGGTCACGTCAGTGGATTGGATCCATTGAGGTTCAAGCCGTCTTAAACCATCTGCTTGGCATCACCTCCAAGATCATGTTTGTGAG TCAAGGCTCTGAGCTGGCATCAAAAGGCAGAGAACTGGCCAACCACTTCCTTACTGAAGGAACTCCTATCATGATTG GTGGGGGAGTGTTGGCCCATACAATCCTAGGGGTGGCGTGGAGTGAGTCTACAGGGCAGATTCGCTATCTTATTCTTGACCCGCATTACACCGGATCAGAAGACCTTCAGGTCATCACTGACAAG GGCTGGTGTGGCTGGAAAGGAGCAGATTTTTGGGATCAAACTGCATATTATAATCTTTGTCTGCCACAGAGGCCTAGAGTCATCTGA
- the gucy1a1 gene encoding guanylate cyclase soluble subunit alpha-1: MFCAKLKELKLSGECPFSSSAKNNELGDFEERSSDAADLLPVSEDVHGKIRENAPRQKASRAKVNLHTLGESIRKLACPGFQRLHDALQRMMTAADHSKDSESASLHCCPYQSCNDKPEHLVDMMKSYSTKTAIPMEALKIALGEEIFSMCYEEDGHILRVVGGALHDFLNSFNVLLKQSSMLPSPDREDCVNEPSVLCLDKDPGLLTVYFFNPSPTTEMFFPGVIKAAARLLYNTTVDVLKDPLTSKDSILQSSPQPSLLYTVVVKDAKTLSPSPLRATSAGTLPTSLFSTIFPFHLILDQDLVLVQIGHGLRKRLTRKDGLRRSPTFQEHFSIVSPQIKCTFQGILTMLNTQFIIRIKHGVFVTDNTGKPMDLKGQMIYVPESNAILFLGSPCVDKLEELTGRGLYLSDIPIHNALRDVVLVGEQAKAQDGLKKRLGKAKAALEHAHQALEEEKKKTVDLLFSIFPGTVAQQLWQGEIVQAKKFNQVTMLFSDIVGFTAVCSLCTPMQVITMLNELYTKFDYHCGELDVYKVETIGDAYCVAGGLHRESETHAVEIAFMALKMMELSDEVLTPTGEPIQMRIGLHSGSVLAGVVGVKMPRYCLFGNNVTLANKFESGSQPRKINISPTTHRLLKGRPEFVFVPRSRQDLPANFPEDIPGVCYFLESALKTSKLTKK, translated from the exons ATGTTCTGCGCCAAGTTGAAGGAACTGAAGCTATCCGGAGAGTGCCCATTCTCCAGCAGCGCCAAAAATAATGAGCTCGGAGACTTTGAGGAGCGCTCAAGTGACGCTGCGGATTTATTGCCAGTTTCCGAGGACGTGCACGGAAAAATAAGAGAGAATGCGCCGCGGCAGAAGGCGAGCAGAGCCAAAGTTAACCTGCACACACTTGGGGAGAGCATCCGAAAACTGGCATGCCCGGGG TTTCAAAGGCTGCACGACGCCCTCCAACGCATGATGACAGCAGCAGACCACAGCAAAGACTCCGAAAG TGCGTCGCTCCACTGTTGTCCCTATCAGAGCTGCAATGACAAACCTGAGCATCTAGTGGATATGATGAAGAGTTATTCAACCAAAACAG caatccCGATGGAAGCTTTGAAAATTGCTCTCGGCGAAGAGATCTTCAGTATGTGTTATGAGGAAGACGGGCACATTTTGAGAGTGGTGGGGGGAGCTCTGCATGACTTCCTCAACAGTTTCAACGTCTTGCTGAAACAGAGCAGCATGCTGCCCAGTCCAGATAGGGAGGATTGTGTAAACGAACCATCTGTGCTTTGCTTAGACAAGGATCCAGGTCTGCTTACTGTCTATTTCTTCAACCCTAGCCCCACCACAGAGATGTTTTTCCCCGGGGTCATCAAAGCTGCAGCCCGCCTGCTGTACAACACCACAGTGGATGTGTTGAAGGACCCCCTCACTTCTAAAGACAGCATTCTGCAGTCCAGCCCACAGCCTAGTCTTCTGTACACAGTTGTAGTCAAGGATGCTAAAACTCTGAGCCCCAGTCCACTGAGAGCTACCTCTGCCGGAACCCTCCCCACCTCTTTGTTTTCCACCATCTTCCCTTTCCATCTAATACTGGACCAGGACCTGGTTCTGGTACAAATAGGACACGGCCTTAGGAAGAGACTGACGAGGAAGGATGGACTCCGAAGGTCTCCCACTTTCCAAGAGCACTTCTCTATCGTCTCCCCTCAGATCAAATGCACCTTCCAGGGCATTCTGACCATGCTAAATACGCAGTTTATCATTCGGATCAAACATGGAGTCTTTGTCACCGATAACACGGGGAAG CCCATGGACTTGAAAGGTCAGATGATTTACGTCCCAGAGTCAAACGCCATCTTGTTCTTGGGCTCTCCGTGTGTGGACAAGCTGGAGGAGCTAACAGGCCGCGGCCTCTACCTGTCAGACATCCCTATTCACAATGCGCTCCGAGATGTGGTCCTGGTCGGTGAGCAGGCCAAAGCCCAGGATGGTTTGAAGAAGCGGCTGGGGAAAGCCAAGGCAGCCTTAGAGCACGCTCACCAAgctctggaggaggagaagaagaagacagtagaCCTCCTCTTTTCTATTTTCCCAGGCACCGTGGCACAGCAGCTGTGGCAGGGGGAAATTGTTCAGGCCAAGAAGTTCAACCAAGTTACGATGCTCTTCTCCGACATCGTGGGCTTCACAGCCGTTTGCTCACTCTGCACACCGATGCAAGTGATCACCATGCTCAATGAGCTGTACACTAAATTTGACTATCATTGCGGAGAGCTTGATGTCTATAAG GTAGAGACCATAGGTGATGCTTATTGTGTTGCTGGGGGCTTGCACAGGGAGAGTGAGACCCACGCTGTGGAGATTGCATTCATGGCGTTAAAGATGATGGAGCTTTCAGATGAAGTTTTGACACCAACTGGCGAGCCAATACAG atgCGGATCGGCCTCCACAGTGGGTCAGTGCTGGCTGGTGTTGTTGGGGTGAAGATGCCGAGGTACTGCCTGTTTGGGAACAATGTTACATTAGCCAACAAGTTTGAGTCGGGCAGCCAGCCAAGAAAAATCAACATCAGCCCTACAACGCACAG ATTGCTCAAAGGTCGCCCAGAGTTTGTCTTTGTTCCCAGGAGCAGACAAGACCTTCCGGCCAACTTCCCAGAAGACATCCctggtgtttgttactttttggaGTCTGCCTTGAAAAcgtcaaaacttacaaaaaaatga